One genomic region from Onychostoma macrolepis isolate SWU-2019 chromosome 23, ASM1243209v1, whole genome shotgun sequence encodes:
- the LOC131531494 gene encoding uncharacterized protein LOC131531494 isoform X2 — MLSLAFSYRLGHTTVMNSVHMVCAAIEKVMMERFLPSPTQNTWKEVAQGFCEKWNFPNCLGAVDGKHIIIKAPPLSGSQFFNYKNTFSIVLLALVDADYRFRVIQVGDFGRSSDGGVYARSDLGRGMENNTLHVPPSTSLPGAAHLGDVPFVMVGDTAFPLKPFLMRPYPGANLTFKKRIFNYRLSRARMVVENAFGILSARWRIFLNRINLQPKHVDTLVMAACILHNFLLAPSENQRLIDEAEQLRRHMAPVRHMGGNRASTEACNVREVFCTFFNSPQGNVPWQDRMV, encoded by the coding sequence ATGCTCAGCTTAGCATTCAGCTATCGCCTAGGGCACACAACTGTCATGAACTCAGTTCATATGGTGTGTGCAGCCATTGAAAAGGTGATGATGGAGAGGTTTCTACCCAGCCCAACACAAAATACCTGGAAGGAGGTGGCCCAAGGATTCTGTGAAAAATGGAATTTCCCAAATTGTTTGGGAGCAGTAGACGGCAaacatataattataaaagcACCACCACTGTCCGGAAGTCAGTTCTTCAATTACAAAAATACTTTCTCCATAGTACTTTTGGCACTTGTGGATGCTGACTACAGATTCCGAGTCATTCAAGTGGGGGACTTCGGAAGAAGCAGTGACGGTGGGGTGTATGCCAGATCGGATTTGGGGAGAGGAATGGAGAACAACACATTGCATGTGCCACCCAGTACCTCTCTGCCTGGTGCTGCCCACCTGGGTGATGTGCCATTCGTTATGGTTGGTGACACAGCTTTCCCCCTCAAGCCATTCCTGATGAGGCCATACCCCGGAGCAAACCTCACGTTCAAAAAGAGGATTTTTAACTACAGACTTTCACGAGCAAGGATGGTGGTTGAAAATGCCTTTGGCATTCTATCTGCCAGATGGAGAATATTTCTGAACAGAATCAACCTACAACCGAAACACGTTGACACACTTGTGATGGCTGCATGCATCCTTCACAATTTCCTGCTTGCCCCTAGCGAAAACCAGAGGTTGATAGACGAGGCAGAGCAGTTGAGGAGACACATGGCACCAGTGAGGCACATGGGAGGAAACAGGGCATCAACAGAGGCCTGTAATGTAAGGGAGGTCTTCTGCACCTTCTTTAACTCTCCTCAAGGCAATGTGCCTTGGCAGGATAGGATGGTGTGA
- the LOC131531494 gene encoding uncharacterized protein LOC131531494 isoform X1, protein MGAEIQMWTSVRYLASGESMLSLAFSYRLGHTTVMNSVHMVCAAIEKVMMERFLPSPTQNTWKEVAQGFCEKWNFPNCLGAVDGKHIIIKAPPLSGSQFFNYKNTFSIVLLALVDADYRFRVIQVGDFGRSSDGGVYARSDLGRGMENNTLHVPPSTSLPGAAHLGDVPFVMVGDTAFPLKPFLMRPYPGANLTFKKRIFNYRLSRARMVVENAFGILSARWRIFLNRINLQPKHVDTLVMAACILHNFLLAPSENQRLIDEAEQLRRHMAPVRHMGGNRASTEACNVREVFCTFFNSPQGNVPWQDRMV, encoded by the exons ATGGGGGCGGAGATACAGATGTGGACCTCTGTAAG GTACTTGGCTTCTGGAGAGTCAATGCTCAGCTTAGCATTCAGCTATCGCCTAGGGCACACAACTGTCATGAACTCAGTTCATATGGTGTGTGCAGCCATTGAAAAGGTGATGATGGAGAGGTTTCTACCCAGCCCAACACAAAATACCTGGAAGGAGGTGGCCCAAGGATTCTGTGAAAAATGGAATTTCCCAAATTGTTTGGGAGCAGTAGACGGCAaacatataattataaaagcACCACCACTGTCCGGAAGTCAGTTCTTCAATTACAAAAATACTTTCTCCATAGTACTTTTGGCACTTGTGGATGCTGACTACAGATTCCGAGTCATTCAAGTGGGGGACTTCGGAAGAAGCAGTGACGGTGGGGTGTATGCCAGATCGGATTTGGGGAGAGGAATGGAGAACAACACATTGCATGTGCCACCCAGTACCTCTCTGCCTGGTGCTGCCCACCTGGGTGATGTGCCATTCGTTATGGTTGGTGACACAGCTTTCCCCCTCAAGCCATTCCTGATGAGGCCATACCCCGGAGCAAACCTCACGTTCAAAAAGAGGATTTTTAACTACAGACTTTCACGAGCAAGGATGGTGGTTGAAAATGCCTTTGGCATTCTATCTGCCAGATGGAGAATATTTCTGAACAGAATCAACCTACAACCGAAACACGTTGACACACTTGTGATGGCTGCATGCATCCTTCACAATTTCCTGCTTGCCCCTAGCGAAAACCAGAGGTTGATAGACGAGGCAGAGCAGTTGAGGAGACACATGGCACCAGTGAGGCACATGGGAGGAAACAGGGCATCAACAGAGGCCTGTAATGTAAGGGAGGTCTTCTGCACCTTCTTTAACTCTCCTCAAGGCAATGTGCCTTGGCAGGATAGGATGGTGTGA